AGCCAGATGCAGAAACTGGTCGGCAAAGAAATAAATTAACGTTGCGGGACGGTATGATTTCCAGAGATCTATGAGAAAATGACTGATCAATATAACAAAAAGCGTTATCCAGCTACTGAAGCCTGTAAACAGGGCGGCTGCAAAAGCCGTTAAGCCAGCATGGATATAGAGATATTTTGATTTCCAGTGGTAAGTTGTCCTGCTTTCAACCCACAATTTGGGCTGTAAAACAAAATCAGTAAGCAAGTGAGCGGAAAGCATTTTAATGCACCAGAGAAATAACATAGGTTTATTCAGTTATCAGTGATACAAGTTTACGATATATTCCGATAGCTTTTTCCATTTCACTCCAATTAGCCGCCTTCGCCAGCTTATTTATGGTCGACTGGCTCTTCTTCAGCTTTTTGGCTGCTTCCATCTGGGTAGCACCCATCAGGAGCTCTCCCACTGTTTCAGCCTGCTTTGACGACATCTTTTGCATTAGCAGATCCACAAAAACGGCTATTCCCTGCAATCCGGCGTCTATCTTTTTATCGGCACAACGCAGGGCAAGCCGGTCGCTTGTCTTGCTTAACAGGTCGAGTTCCCTCCCTGAAAGCATAAAAGCCTCCCCTTTGGCCGTCGCCATATTCTTAATGGGCTCTTCAACTGGACCTATTCCAATCGCGATCCGGATATCAATATCCTCGCTTTTATCCTTTGGATCACTCTGTTTAGCTATCGCTCTTAACCTGAGTGCCAGCGTTAAAGCCTGTTCTATATCGCACAAGGCATGAAAGCTGTCGCCCCGGTAAAAGTCGCTTTTCGCCTTTTGCCCCTTAAGCTCGGTTTTAACAGCAAAAAGCAGCTCATCCAACTGCTTCTCGCCGAGTGTACTCGAATTTACAATATCTGCCGTAAGTACTGCTTTCTGTGGTTTCATATACGAATATAGTCATATCTGGCGATATTTTAACATTATAGCCAAATATGGCGATAATTAGAAATTATCACCAAAACCGGCGATACATAGAAACACCAATAAAAACTTCATTTTGACGCAGAAGAAAGAAAAGAGAAGGAAAATTTGAATTAGATTTCCATCAAATCATTTTTATTGTATTTTTGCAGCGGAATACAGAAAACCATTCTGGTTTTGTTCTTATAGTCTTGTAGTGTAATGGTACCACGTCAGATTCTGGCTCTGAAAATCTAGGTTCGAACCCTAGCAAGACTACAAAAAAAGCCCCCTGCATCATATAATGCAGGGGGCTTTTTGTTTAAGACGGCCGTAATGTTATACCGATTTTCTTACAAACCTGGTAAGGATCACAATCGTGTCGCCGTTTATCTTCCCTTCTATCTGGTCGGCATTATCAGGCACCAGCTTAATTTTCCGAACCATCGTTCCCTTGGGCGCGATGTAACTTGTTCCTTTAACGTTAAGGTTCTGAGTCAGGATCACCGAATCGCCGGTTTCAAGAACAACGCCGAAACTATCTTTATGAATCACCTTCCCGGCTTCCAGGGCGTCCTCTGCGTTAGCCCATTCCACCAGCGACTCATCCAGATATACCGATTCAATCGTATCCCTCGCCCATTCTTCGGTAGACGATAACCTGCTCATTATTTTATACGAAAGTACCTGCACTGACGGCACTTCGCTCCAGATGCTCCCCTCCAGGCAACGCCAGTGATGCGTATTGGTGTAATCGCCGGATGCTATCTGCCCGAGGCACTCAGAGCATAAAACAACCTGGTTTTCGATCGACTCGTTTCTGGGAGGAACAGTATAAGCGTTTAAATCACTATCCGGATTTAAGCAAAGCTCGCAGGCTTGATTACTGCGGTTCTGTAATTGTGGATTTATTGACATTTGCCCGCAAAAGTAATTTTAAAAATGGAAAATCAAATACATGACGCATTTGCCCACTTAAAAAGCCGGTTTCACCACCTCCAAAAGTGTAGAGTGAGCAGTACCTTTGTAATACACCAACGCAGAACCCTTGAATTATGGAAACAAAAACGGCAAGCAACAGGACTATTGGATTTTTGTCACTATTCGACATGCATACTACCTTTTTTCGGCGCGCTCTCGACGGCATATCAGAAGAAGACATGCATAACCGCTTAAATACCCAGGCCAACCATATGGGATGGATCAGCGGTTCTGTCGTCCAGCAACGTTACTTCATGACCCAGGAAACACATCCCGGCTTAAAACAAACCGGTGATGAGCTATTCAGAGAAAATCAGGGTATTCTCACCAATGCGAAATATCCTTCGGTGGCAGAATACCTGAAAGACTGGGAAACAATAAGCCCACTGGCACGGGAGGCTCTGGTAGCCATTGGAGATGAAAAGCTTGACAGCACGATGGACATGGGAGGCATGAAAATGACCTACTACGAAGTTATCAGCTTTACAATGTACAGGGAAGCAAACATGATCGGGCAGCTTGCACTATGGCGGAGGCTCCTCGGTTATCCTGCACTGAAATATGATTAAGTGCACCCCGCGCATCATAAAATTTTAATTACACAAGCGCGATCATATCTTTAATGGTTTATTTCATTATTTTTGTTGCATAGAGAGCTGCATTCAGCTGCTCTGTTCCGGCATGATGAGAGCCATTCTATAGGTTTATGAAGCGTGATATTTGCGGTCCTGACGACGTTGTACTTTTCGTAAATGAGTTTTATGTCCTGGCATTGCAAGATCCGCTCCTGGGACCTGTTTTTGCACATGCGATAACCGACTGGACCCCGCACTTAGACCGGCTATACAAGTTCTGGAACAGCGCTCTGTTCGAAGAGCTCACTGTCACCGAGCAATCTATTTCAAGTCACAGCACATTAAATGTTGACCGCGCCCACTACGACCGCTGGTTACTTCATTTTAACCGGACTATAGATACCTATTTTGAAGGGGAAGTTGCCAATCGGGCTAAGAAGAAGGCAGCACAAACAGCCGGATTATTCTTATCGCACCTGAAAGCGTCAGGACGTTAATAAAATCAGACATTTTCAGTCCTCCTTACTCACTGATGGCAGACTGCTGGCAGTCTGACGGCAGGCTGATGGCACATTTGTTCGAGAATTCATCGACTGGGCATGCTGATTTCATCGAGAATTCATCGACACGGAGTCGTATAACCAGGCTCGGGCCGTAGTATGGCTGAGCAATAAACCTGAGAGCAGTCTGCCGTCAGTCTGCCAGCAGTCCCGAACTAGCCCCCCTCCCTTGAATAACTCACCTGGCGTACTGCTGCGTGACGCGACCTGGAGGTTCACTGCGAATCCTATGCTGAGAATTACTCAGTTAAAAGATCGCCTGAACTCGAGCGGAGAAAGGCTGGTCTTTGTTTTAAAGAGCTTACTGAACGACTGCGGATGTTCAAAACCCAGCGCATAGGCTACTTCACTTACAGATAAGCTGGTAGTAGAAAGTTTTTCCTTTGCCTTTTCAATCAGTTTATCATGAATGTGCTGCTGTGCATTCTGCCCTGTTAGGGTACGAAGCATATCACTTAAATAGCTGGGCGAAAGATTCAGATTCTCGGCCAGATACTGAACCGTGGGGATACCCTTGCTTAAAGCGTGTTCATTATTAAAATAACTGTTTAGCAGCTCCTCCAACCTTTGCAGAAGATCGTGATTAACCACTTTCCGGGTAATGAACTGGCGCTTATAAAAACGGTTGGCATAATTCAGCAATAGCTCAATCTGCGAAATGACCACGTCCTGACTAAAGTCGTCAATGCGGCCGTTCAGCTCCTCTTCCATAATCCTGAAAATAGAGAGGATAGTAGTTTTCTCGTCTTCAGAAAGGTGCAGCGTTTCGTTGGCTGTGTACGAAAAGAAGCCATACTGACTGATCTTCTTCGCAAGCGGATACCCCAAAAAGAAATCAGGGTGAATAAGCAAGGTATAAGCTGAGCATACCGTTCCTTCGCTCTCCACTCCTCCCATTACCTGGCCTGGAGAAGCAAACAGCAAGCCGCCCTCATCGAAATCGTAATAGCCCTGTCCGTATTTTAATCTGCCACCGAGTTTAGGTTTATAAGAAATCTTATAAAACCCCAGTACATGATGAACAAAGGGTGGTATTACTTCCGACCATGAAGGCGCCCCGTTGATCATGCTGATCAACGGGTGCTTAGGTTGAGGCAATCCAAATGCGCGATGGGCATCAGATAGTGTCTCAAATTTATGCGGGCTTTTTTCGTCCTTTTTCATTAGAACAATTTGTTTTAAATGGCACTGAAGCAAACATGAGCACTTTATTGATGCCGGTTTGTGAGCTTCTGAAAATGCTCATGATGGTTTCACTTTAAATAAAATAAAAGATAGACTGTTTTAATATGCAAGTTACAAATTTATTCAGCAACGCCCTGCGCTGAACTTGAAACAGCATCCCATTGTTCCCAAAGGGCTAAACGTTCTTCATAAGCAGCCTTCACCCACGATAGATTCTGACTACCTAAATTGAATCGTAGCGGCGGCTTTTCGGCATCTACAACTTGAAAAAGTGCTTGTGGTGTAGCATTCGGATCACCTTTTTTCATGTCTTTCAGTTGTCCAAAAAATTGAGCTTTGAAGTTCGCGTAAATATCCATTCCTTCAGCGAACTTTAACGAGGCCTCACTGCCGAATTCCGTAGCATAAGCTCCCGGTTCGATGATGGTCACTTTGATCCCAAAATCCTTAACCTCCAGTGCCAGGCTTTCGTGAATAGCTTCAAACGCCCATTTAGATGAGCAATAGTAGCCAATTACCGGGAGAACCACATGACCAAGATTGCTGGACGTACCGAGGATATGTCCTCCACCCTGCTCACGAAGCAAAGGCAAAGCAGCCTGGATAACAGCAAGCGTTCCGAAAACATTGGTTTCGAACATTGCCCTTACATCTTCTGCACTTGCCTCCTCTATTGTTCCCACCAACGAATACCCGGCATTATTTAGCACAATATCCAACCTTCCAAAATACGCATACGCCTCGTCGACTGCTGCTTTTGCCTGAGCAGGGTTCGTCACGTCCAATTCGAGCGCTAAAACGCTGTCGGCATACTTTTCTTTCAGTGCAGCTAAACTATTAACATTACGAGCCGTAGCTGCCACTTTATCGCCACGCTCCAGGGCGGCCTCCGCCCAAATACGTCCAAAACCACGCGAAGCGCCGGTAATGAACCATACCTTACTCTTCATTTCATTTTCCATATCTGATATTTCTTATTGATATAACAAATATCAGAATGCAGGGCGCGTGACATGTAGTCTAATTGAGGACTTTTGTAGCCTAATTGAGGAAACCAAAGATGAGCACTGTTCATCCAAAAGGGGCAGAATCAAAAACTCAAGGCTCCGTAACAACCTTAATATCCATAATGGAGGTATCAAAATCATCCGGTTTTACCAGGGCTTTAGTTTTGATTCTGAATTTGTATGTATATACCGTATTAACGCTATACTCAAGTATTTTGGCAATCGTCTCGTTATCAGTAATTCCGAGCCTTACCAGTGCGAATATCCTTAAATGTGCGTTCAGCACTTCGTTATCTCTGGGCCAGATCTGGTCTTCCGGCTTTAAGAGTGCGTTGAAAGACTGAACGAAGTTGGGAAACAGCTTTAAGAATACGCGGTCGAATGTACGAAAGAGATGATCGCGCTCCTTTTTAATATTAATCTGGCCAAAGAGCGCAAGAATGTCTTCGTATTGCTGGCTTTTCATCTTTCGTTCACCATTTCTTTTGAGTTTTTCGAGCTTCAAGATATATTCAGAAAATATATTGAAGAAATAACCTATGTATTCCTCTTTAATGCGAGCATCTTCCGACAGCCTGACATTTATCTTTTCTAACTGACTGTTCTTCTCTGCGATGATCCGTTCCTTAACACGCAGGCGTTTAAGCTGAATAAAGACAATGAATGATATAAGGCTTATAATAACTACGATGATCAGGCTTGTTAAAAGATATATGATGAATTTATTTTTAGCATTCTCGGTTATCAAAATTTTATTCGCAGCGATATCCGGCAAGATAGACGCGATCTCAATTTTATGGAGGCGCGATCCGTAAAATTCGGCATTGTTCAACGCCTCCTGCATAAAAAAGTAGGCATCCTTTACATCTCCAACTCTATACAAATTTCTTCCAAGCTTATAAATGGCCACCGTTTCTTTTATGGAAGACTTTATATCATTGATGGCGGCAATATATAATAGTCTCATGCGCTCATCCCCTTCATAATGATCGGCCAGAGCTGCAGCAATCATAGCCGTTTGATGCTGAGTGAGCTTATGACGATAAAGCAGCTCCTCATAGTACTTATAATTACTCAGCTTTTGCCCAGCGGTATCCGGGACCTCTGCTTTGTACATAATTTGTTCAAACGATCCCTTCTCAGCCAGTGCAATCGCGCTGTCGAGGTATTTATGTGATTCTTGCCGATAATGTTCGGCGTAATATTTATCATTATTATAGTTGGCAAGTTCAGCGTAAAACACACATTTTAGCCGGTAATAAAGCCTCTTCGACTTTGGATCAAGAATTTTTGGATCAACCTGATCCAGGCAATCCCGGGTTTCTATAAACATACCCGACGACATCAGAATAATACCCAGCTTTATTTTACTTTCATATTGCTTAGGTAAATCATGCATCGCCACACTCAGCCTGATCATTTTCTGAGTATACACATATGCAGAATCATACTGGTAGCTCTTATACTCTTCAAACAACCTGTTGCATAGCTGATACTTCCGGTCAAGATCGTTAGATGCACACCGTTCAAGTTCCAGTTTCAGACCAGCGATCACACGCTCTTTCTGATTGTCGTAAACGCTCTTTCTAGCAAGTTCGGCCTTCAGCTGAGCCATCAGCTTCGCATTCCCATTTTCGCCCCTTACAGCAAACGAAATCAATAAAAATAAAAACGGGTAAAAAAGTTTCATCATATAAAAGTTCTTGCGCAGTCTAATCTAGAATTAATAAAATGGTAACTATCAAATATATTACAATAAAAAAAACCTGCAAGTTGGTACCTGCAGGTTTTTTTATTGGATATGGTTCTTTTACCACTGTATTGCCTGATCGTCGTCAGGAATAGTGATATTTCTTCTCCGCTCCATAGTCATAGATCCTTCCGCTTTGTACCGGATAGGCATATTCGGAATAGAGGTAATGTCGTTGTATTTGTATTTGATATTGACAGTAGTGTATTCACTAACCAAGTAAGGCAAGGTAGGATCTACAACCTTTTTGATCTGATATGTGGGCTGGCTCAGCAATTCAAAGTTAATTGCAGGATTTTCGGCCTGGACTGTAAGGGCACCTGTTCTGCTTCCGTCGGCGTTTTCAACCGGCTCGCCAAAACGCATAAGAATCTTGTAATCACCACGCTCTTCTGATCGTTCTTCCACCATACCGGCATAAAAGAACACGGTATTTTCATCTACCACCCAAGCGTTCTTTGTACTCATAACCATTGTTTTTGGTTCCGTATCACTGTCAAAAACAATGTTCATAGATGTTGCGGAATAGCTTCCTGAATAGTCATTGAATGGTTTCACATACAACAACGCCTTTCGCCATCCTTTACGGTAATTAACTGCATAGGAAGGGTCGTCCTTTATTGTAAGCGGAAGCACCCAGCGTTCTACGAGATCAAGGTTGAAGAACTTGAATTTAATCTTGTGGTTCGCGGTATGCGAGCCTTTCGGAATAAAACAGGGACCAGCAGGCAGTTCAAAAAATTGAGCAGGCAACTGTTTAAAATATAAATCAGTACGGTACTGATATTTTCCCTGATTAAATATGTTCAGGGTGTCGTTGTCAACCTCAACTTGTACGTTGAGATCCTTTTGATTCTCCTGCGTTCCGCTCACAATTACAGGAAGATTATACTCAACCTCTCCATCCTTCTTGTAACGGAGATATACTTCCGTCACTCCTTCACTTCCAATAGGGGCTTTAAACGAAACCATGTTGGTAAACAATTCCTCCTCCCACTCATCATTGCATGCAGCGAAGGGCATAATCAATGTCAGTGCTACGATATATTTATAGAAACTTTTCATGATATAAATCCATTATTAAATTAATCAAAAGATGGCCAGCCCGGTGCCTGTGTCAGGCGATTGTTCTTACGCAGCTCATCCCAGTGAATAGGCCAGAAATACATCTTCTGAGAGAAGGCGGTTTGCAGGAGAGGAACACGTACTGGTGAATAGAAAAGAGCGGGATTGCCCTTAGCTGTAATCAAGGTATTGTATCCATAAATCTGCTTCGCATCTTCTACCGGTGCATCTTTCCATCTTCTTAAGTCATAGTAACGCTGGTTTTCGGCCAGCAATTCTATTTGCCGCTCATGTTTGATGCTGTTACGTAGGCTGGCTTGATTTGCATACACTGTCGTTTCGTAATTGGGAACTCCTGCGCGAATACGCACAGGTGAAATAGCTTTGCTCATCTCGTTAACATCCCTTGAAATAATATAAGTCATCGCTCCATCCCATGATGGTATGTTATAAGAGCCTGACAGCTCATTGAGTGCTTCTGCATACATCAGAAGAATGTCGGCATACCGAATGGTGATTTCCACTTTAGGGTAAATTTTTCCGTCGTTATCGGCATTATCTTTCGGGTTTACATATTTCATCATCCCAATCCCAGTGGGCAGCCAGCGATCGCCATTCACCCTTCCTTCTCTTTCCCCACGGTAATAAAATATCTGTTTATTTGTATTCTCTCCTACGTTCTTGGTAGCGCTTGACATGGTCCATAATGCCCCGCTAAAAGCAACGGATGCGTAAAATCTGGGTTCCCGGAGCGCAAACTCTTTCCAAACGTTCGCTTTCAAGGGTTTAAACTGGTCCACTTCATTGCTTTGCACGAACATATTCGAGCCATATTTCTGCAATATCTCAGCCCTGTTAAATGGACGCCCATCGTTCATGTCATACGCATCGCATTGCTTCAAAGTAAGACCATGGCTATTCCATCCTCCCGCTGTCTGCGGCATCTGATGCCTCGTTAATGCGATTACGCCGTGTTCCTGATCAGTTTGGTTCTCGCCCCTCGTGAAGATCATTTCCGTGTTTTCCGAAGCATAGAGGTCGCCGTTGAACAGTGAGCGGTATGACTCGAAGGGATCTATATTGGCCCATCCTTCAGGGAAATTCTTGTTCGAGTACTCAGGATGATGCGGCGGAATTATAGTCGCAGGATAAGATTCTGTACCTTTAATCCTCCTGTCAGCCGTATAGAGCTTATATAAGTTCAATTCAATAACATCTTTAGCTGCAGCTGCAGCCTTTGCCCACTTTTCTTCGCTATATTGTTGCGAAATTAAAACCCTGCCCTGATCATCTGTGAATCCTGCCATCTCCGCGTTTCCGTTCGCTAAAGGACTAGCTGCAAATAACAGCGCTTTTGCCCTCGTTGCTAAAGCCGCACCACGTGTAGGACGGGCAATATTACGGTTATCACGTTTCAATGGAAGGTCTTTAGCTGCCAGGACCATTTCAGAAGAAATAAAATCAGCTACCTCATCGTAGGTATTACGAGGGAACGACAGGTTATCATACGTTTGATCATAATCGACTCCCTTCTCAGGCATGAGGGGTACTGGACCATATTTCCTTAACAGCAACCAGTATAAGTAAGCCCTGATAAAACGAGCCTCGGCCTTATATTGAGCTACCTCATGATCGGTAAAGGTGCCTCCTTCAGAAATTGTATTAATCATTATAGAAGCCTGGCGGATACCGGCGTACGACTGTGTCCAGGACTGATTATACCAGCCTTGATCGTATTCACCAAATTTAAATCTTCTGTAATCAGCGCCGTTTCCCCCTTCGTTATAAAACATGTCATCTGCATAGTTAGAGACCGTATAGTTTTTATGCCCGATTTCCAGGTTATAATCTAACAACTGACTGTAACAATTTGCTAACCATTGTTCAGTGTAGTCTCTGCTGTTAAATATCCGTTCTTCACTTTGCCTGTCGTCGAAGAAATGTTCTACGCTCAGGTAGTCTTTACAGGAACTAGTAAAAAGCCCTGTGCCAACTAACAGTATAATTATTATGTGCTTTGCTTTCATTCTTTTTTTCGTTTATAGAGTTGCACTTACACCAAAGGTAAAGGTCTTTGCCAGCGGATACTGCTGACCGTTGGAACTGTTCATTTCGGGATCCCACAATTTAAACTTGGAGAAAGTGAGCACATTGGTGCCCATAAAGAACAGCCTCATACTATTTACGTGAAATCTATTGATGAGCCGTTTCGGCAGATTGTACCCTGCCTCAACTGTTTTAAGGCGCAGGTATGAACTCTCCCTAAGCCAATATGACGAAGGCCTGTAATTGTTGCCATTTCCACCATAACTTAGTCTGGGATAGGAAGCGTTAACATCTTCATTCTCGCCCAAGACCCAGCGGTTTGCCTCAACTACGTCCGTTAGGATATTACCCCAGTCTCCTCTGCTAAAGGGATACACCGTATAGCCATTGATAAAGAACGACGATTTACCTACCCCCTGAAAAAAGACGTTGAAATCAAAGTTCTTCCATTGACTTACCAGTGCAAAACCATAAACAAGGTTAGGATAAGGAGTTGCACCAACAGGTACAATGTCATTAATGTCGTCTATTTTTCCATCACCATTGATATCCTTGTATTTAATATCGCCAGGCATAACAGGTCCGAACGTTTGTGTCGGGCTGTTCCTGATATCTTCATAATCTTTAAAGAGTCCAAGAGCTATCAGGCCCCGGTTCTGGTTTACTCGAAATCCGGCCTGAGTATTGTACGGATAATTACTGAACTGCTCGTCGTATTCCAGAACCTCATTCTTACCGTAGGTCATCGTACTACGCAATGTGAAATTTATCTCCCCTATTTTTTGAGAGATCTTTAACTGTCCGTCAAAACCCTTTGACACAGCAGAGCCAACATTAGCCCGGGGTCTGGCACCTTGCAGCCCAACACTAGCCGGTATAAAGTCTCTTGACATATAGATTCCATCCCGTTGCTCGTGAAAATAGTCAAGAGCTCCACTAATTTTGTCGCGGAATAATGAAAAATCAAGGCCAAGATTATGCTTGGTAGCCACTTCCCATGTCACAGAATTAGAGGCTATATTATCATAGGTAAGGCCGGAAAAACTGAAGTTACTTTCGATATCTCCCCAGTTATACCCCGTTGCGTTTTTGAAAGAAGCGAGGTATGGAAAACGTATTGGCATGTAATCATTCCCCACCTTACCATAGGAGTAACGGAGCTTGAACATATTCATCCAGCTCAGATTTTTCTTTATAAACGGCTCTTCTCCAATATTCCAGGCACCGGAAATGGCTGGAAAAAGATCAAACTGGTGACCAGTGGCAAAGTTCTCAGAACCGTTGTATCCAAAGTTAAAATCGAAAAAATAACGGGATTTATACCCATAGGTTAATCGTCCGGCGAGCCTTTGGTTACGCCGCTCAATGCCCTGAATCAGATCTGTTCCATAATCGGAAGTGTTTACCTTCTTTTCCTGGGTATATTGCAGCGTACCTCCCATATTATGATTGCCAAGGGTTTTAGCATAGTGAAGTTCGCCTTGTAAAAACTCCATTCGTTCGCCATTCGCATTGGAAAACTGAGTGAGCAACTGTTCAGTTATACGACGCTGAAATATCAGATTTCCATCTGAATCCCTTAGGCGTTCTGCTTCCCATCCTTCAGGCCATTTCATTCTTCTGATATGGTTCCAGTTATTCGTATCGTAACCATATCTCCCAACAAAACGCAAGCCTTTGGTTACGAAGTTCAGATCCTGTTCCAGCGTCACATTGGTTTGGATCTTATTCTCCCAGTTCTCAATGTAACCCTGTTGAGTGATCAACGTCCATGGATTATTTCGTTCTGCCCCCCCTCTCGAAGCTACATACCCATTGGTATAACGGATGGGGATGGCAATGGGATTCTGTCCCATCAATGAGGCCCATATTTCATCATAAGTCCCTCCCGGCAG
The window above is part of the Arcticibacter tournemirensis genome. Proteins encoded here:
- a CDS encoding SusC/RagA family TonB-linked outer membrane protein, with protein sequence MKKYIIILLWIWGCCAQVFGQNDRIPVTVKGRVVDEKNEALPGVSVTVKDMPGLGVPTDINGKYTIKTDKYRVLVFSFIGFVTREILIKDELEINVVLKEAESNALEEIVVTATGPQKKATVTGAVSMIDPKTLKTPGSSITNALAGNVAGVLTMQRSGQPGNNAAEFWVRGISTFGAGTAALVLVDGFERSLNEINIEDIESFSVLKDASATAIYGSRGANGVVLVSTKRGKAGKVAISGKAEGSYNTRTFTPEFVGGYTYAQLMNEARSTRNQTSFYSEDDLGLIRDGLDPDLFPNIDWMKMFLKDGAYTKRGSLNFDGGGATARYFVSGSYIDEGGMYAVDKTIKDYNTNANYKRWNYRSNVDMNLTKTTLVKVGIAGSLGKQNLPGGTYDEIWASLMGQNPIAIPIRYTNGYVASRGGAERNNPWTLITQQGYIENWENKIQTNVTLEQDLNFVTKGLRFVGRYGYDTNNWNHIRRMKWPEGWEAERLRDSDGNLIFQRRITEQLLTQFSNANGERMEFLQGELHYAKTLGNHNMGGTLQYTQEKKVNTSDYGTDLIQGIERRNQRLAGRLTYGYKSRYFFDFNFGYNGSENFATGHQFDLFPAISGAWNIGEEPFIKKNLSWMNMFKLRYSYGKVGNDYMPIRFPYLASFKNATGYNWGDIESNFSFSGLTYDNIASNSVTWEVATKHNLGLDFSLFRDKISGALDYFHEQRDGIYMSRDFIPASVGLQGARPRANVGSAVSKGFDGQLKISQKIGEINFTLRSTMTYGKNEVLEYDEQFSNYPYNTQAGFRVNQNRGLIALGLFKDYEDIRNSPTQTFGPVMPGDIKYKDINGDGKIDDINDIVPVGATPYPNLVYGFALVSQWKNFDFNVFFQGVGKSSFFINGYTVYPFSRGDWGNILTDVVEANRWVLGENEDVNASYPRLSYGGNGNNYRPSSYWLRESSYLRLKTVEAGYNLPKRLINRFHVNSMRLFFMGTNVLTFSKFKLWDPEMNSSNGQQYPLAKTFTFGVSATL